A section of the Kluyveromyces lactis strain NRRL Y-1140 chromosome F complete sequence genome encodes:
- a CDS encoding uncharacterized protein (similar to uniprot|P36151 Saccharomyces cerevisiae YKR070W Hypothetical ORF): MPSFAFKRALTRAFHTDIAFAFDIDGVLLRSKTPIPGASEALKLLNKEKIPYILLTNGGGVLENKRTELISDALDVEISPLQIVQSHTPFKALVNKHKKVLCSGVDTVRDVAEKYGFEKVIQPIDVLAYNKDISPFTAVTEEHLKRVAKRHESLLETPFDAIMVFSDPKDWATDIQVISDLLNSDRGYLGTLRKGSSEEPSIPIYFSNDDLLWANHYHLNRFGQGAFRLIINSLYSKLNDEKKLNDTVIGKPSKLTYDFANNVLVDWRQKLIDGKTDSTEQLLPRLGVPPKNSPFEKVYMVGDNPASDIIGAFNYGWESCLVRTGVFADGDKLPCKPTMIVDNVLEAVTKSMERH; the protein is encoded by the coding sequence atgccGTCATTCGCTTTCAAAAGAGCATTGACAAGAGCCTTCCACACAGACATTGCGTTTGCATTTGACATAGATGGTGTTTTACTGAGATCCAAGACTCCAATTCCAGGTGCATCTGAGGCTTTAAAACTGctaaacaaagaaaagatccCATATATACTGCTGACCAACGGAGGTGGTGTGCTTGAGAACAAACGTACCGAACTTATTTCAGACGCATTGGATGTTGAAATCTCACCGTTACAAATCGTGCAGAGTCATACTCCATTTAAGGCTCTAGTTAATAAACACAAGAAAGTACTATGCTCTGGGGTTGACACTGTCAGAGACGTCGCTGAGAAATACGGATTCGAGAAGGTGATTCAACCAATTGACGTCCTAGCATATAACAAGGATATTTCTCCTTTTACAGCTGTCACTGAAgaacatttgaaaagagtAGCCAAAAGACACGAATCGTTGTTGGAAACTCCATTCGATGCGATCATGGTTTTCAGCGATCCAAAAGATTGGGCCACTGATATCCAAGTTATATCTGATTTATTGAACAGTGATCGTGGGTACCTTGGTACACTGAGGAAAGGTAGTAGTGAAGAACCATCAATTCCAATATATTTCTCTAACGATGATTTACTATGGGCCAATCATTATCATTTGAACAGATTTGGACAAGGTGCATTTAGGCTCATCATCAATAGTTTATATTCAAAGCTGAATGATGAGAAAAAATTAAACGATACTGTCATTGGTAAACCATCTAAGCTGACCTACGATTTCGCTAACAACGTGTTGGTAGATTGGAGACAGAAATTAATCGATGGGAAGACAGATTCCACAGAACAGTTATTACCGCGATTGGGTGTTCCACCAAAAAATTCGCCATTTGAGAAAGTGTACATGGTGGGCGACAATCCAGCAAGTGATATCATCGGAGCGTTCAATTACGGATGGGAGAGCTGCTTAGTAAGAACCGGTGTTTTTGCTGATGGTGACAAATTACCTTGCAAACCAACAATGATTGTCGATAACGTATTGGAAGCCGTTACCAAATCCATGGAAAGGCATTGA